Proteins encoded within one genomic window of Neoarius graeffei isolate fNeoGra1 chromosome 18, fNeoGra1.pri, whole genome shotgun sequence:
- the LOC132866421 gene encoding B-cell receptor CD22-like, whose amino-acid sequence MTSLGLTPPLSLLFLLMVSGGVVSQQWAVFYTPSSICAGKGSTVTLGCRYAYPTYSTYPTRYKVEKTFWTREQVQNGKEPPDLSSDRKYRDRVQYLGDKRSDCRLRLSDVRKQDQGPYYFRFITDIYGGKFQGVPGVFLSVRELQVEMIPDEVVEGKTVTLTCKNTCSPTVSWYKSGNLLSSSSNRLRLRSVSQRDSGDYSCAAQGEDYRSPAVTLDVQYPPKNVSVSISPSGEMVEGSSVTLTCSSDANPPVETYSWYKVNESSPVGSGQSYSFTLSFSSSGWFYCVAQNKYGNQRAAAVPLTVNGGRSVVLYVVLGVTVGFGCLFVIIGVLFMWRKRRASAEDAKSSQENTYSTVNLSGATNNPIPDPNLVNQDDVQYASIQHHSDPRRAGNSVQTADSGTAEEVQYATVQHRHNPVAEKSEDDDDQYANIRLKSH is encoded by the exons GAGGTGTTGTTTCTCAGCAGTGGGCTGTGTTTTACACACCAAGCTCCATCTGTGCTGGAAAGGGATCTACAGTGACTCTGGGCTGCAGATACGCATATCCAACATATTCAACATATCCAACTCGGTATAAAGTTGAGAAAACTTTCTGGACCAGAGAACAGGTTCAAAATGGTAAAGAGCCTCCTGATCTGTCTTCAGACCGAAAGTACAGAGACAGGGTTCAGTACCTTGGAGACAAACGGAGTGACTGCCGTCTCAGACTGAGTGATGTGAGAAAACAGGACCAAGGCCCATACTACTTCAGATTTATAACAGACATATATGGTGGAAAGTTTCAAGGTGTACCTGGAGTTTTTCTTTCTGTCAGAG AGCTTCAGGTGGAGATGATTCCTGATGAAGTGGTTGAGGGAAAGACAGTCACTCTCACATGTAAAAACACCTGCAGCCCGACTGTCTCCTGGTACAAAAGTGGAAATCTTTTATCCTCCTCCTCTAACCGTCTCCGTCTGCGGTCAGTCAGTCAGAGGGATTCAGGTGATTACAGCTGTGCTGCACAGGGAGAAGATTATCGCTCCCCTGCTGTCACTCTTGATGTCCAAT ATCCTCCAAAGAACGTCTCCGTGTCCATCAGTCCCTCTGGTGAGATGGTGGAGGGCAGTTCAGTGACTCTGACCTGCAGCAGTGATGCGAACCCACCTGTGGAGACCTACAGCTGGTATAAGGTGAATGAAAGCTCACCTGTAGGATCTGGACAGAGTTACAGCTTCACGTTGAGCTTCAGCAGCAGTGGATGGTTTTACTGTGTGGCTCAGAATAAATACGGGAATCAGAGAGCAGCTGCAGTGCCTCTCACTGTCAATG GGGGCAGAAGTGTCGTTCTGTATGTAGTTCTTGGAGTCACGGTTGGATttggatgtttatttgtcatcatTGGTGTTTTATTCATGTG GAGAAAGAGGAGAGCTTCAGCTGAAGATGCCAAGTCAAGTCAG GAAAATACCTACAGCACCGTGAACTTGAGTGGTGCAACCAACAATCCAATACCTGATCCAAATCTGGTCAATCAGGATGATGTTCAGTATGCAAGTATTCAGCACCACAGTGACCCCAGGAGGGCAGGAAATTCAGTGCAAACTGCTGACTCTGGAACTGCTGAGGAGGTTCAGTATGCTACTGTCCAACACCGGCATAACCCAGTGGCGGAAAAgagtgaagatgatgatgatcagtATGCTAATATCAGGTTGAAATCGCACTGA